The following are from one region of the Leucobacter sp. Psy1 genome:
- a CDS encoding siderophore-interacting protein, producing the protein MSADTTDPAPFHVVRATVTAVERVSPVFVRITFGGPDLDGFGTPGRTLDQRIKLIFPAASGALPALSTADANWYQAWLALPEDERGSMRTYSIRHLAVDADGATAVSVDFVLHLEPGGTGPASTWASRASVGDELLIIGPRRGRFDGGGIEYDPGLAREVMLVGDETAAPAIARILEDGAASLSAADGGSGSRAGIEHAPNRGIACIEVPTADDILPIDAPEGFEVRWLLRGSAAPGSQLLDAVLAEVGEAPGGGRADAAAGGADAAAATAPEEDPAIAADPEYMPWETPQYSQLGEQIADPSERADATERYYWIAGESRVVTTLRRHLVKGLGVDRAQVAFMGYWKQGVSMRG; encoded by the coding sequence ATGTCCGCTGACACCACCGACCCCGCACCTTTCCACGTGGTCCGCGCCACCGTGACCGCCGTCGAACGCGTCTCGCCGGTCTTCGTGCGGATCACGTTCGGCGGCCCCGACCTCGACGGGTTCGGCACTCCCGGCCGGACGCTCGACCAGAGGATCAAGCTCATCTTCCCCGCGGCATCCGGCGCGCTCCCCGCCCTCTCCACCGCAGACGCCAACTGGTACCAGGCGTGGCTCGCACTCCCCGAGGATGAGCGCGGCAGCATGCGCACCTACTCGATCCGGCACCTCGCGGTGGACGCGGACGGCGCCACCGCCGTGTCCGTCGACTTCGTCCTCCATCTGGAACCCGGCGGCACGGGGCCCGCCTCCACCTGGGCCAGCCGCGCGTCGGTCGGTGACGAGCTCCTCATCATCGGCCCCCGCCGCGGACGCTTCGACGGCGGCGGCATCGAGTACGACCCGGGACTCGCGCGCGAGGTCATGCTCGTCGGCGACGAGACCGCCGCGCCCGCCATTGCCCGCATCCTCGAAGACGGTGCCGCCTCGCTCAGCGCGGCCGACGGTGGTTCGGGATCCCGGGCCGGCATCGAGCACGCCCCGAACCGGGGCATCGCCTGCATCGAGGTGCCCACCGCCGACGACATTCTGCCGATCGACGCCCCCGAGGGGTTCGAGGTGCGCTGGTTGCTCCGGGGTTCCGCCGCGCCGGGTTCGCAGCTGCTCGACGCCGTGCTCGCGGAGGTCGGGGAGGCGCCCGGAGGTGGCCGCGCCGACGCTGCTGCTGGCGGCGCTGACGCTGCCGCGGCTACTGCCCCCGAGGAGGATCCGGCCATCGCGGCTGACCCCGAGTACATGCCGTGGGAGACACCGCAGTACTCGCAGCTCGGCGAGCAGATCGCAGACCCATCCGAGCGCGCCGATGCCACCGAGCGCTACTACTGGATCGCCGGAGAGAGCCGCGTCGTCACCACCCTGCGCCGCCACCTCGTGAAGGGTCTCGGCGTCGACCGCGCACAGGTCGCCTTCATGGGGTACTGGAAGCAGGGCGTCTCGATGCGGGGGTAG
- a CDS encoding copper chaperone PCu(A)C — MTNTTASLRRPSGGTLLTALLLAGATGFALTGCASGADADPAPAADAVEVEGAWVKTAEEGMTAAFGTLTNDSDDDVTVVSVQSDASPTLELHETLENEAGQSVMREVENGFTIPADGSLELSPAGNHIMLMELPEPVLAGDNVTFTLTFSDDSTMEFSALAKDYAGANEEYEPGDGGDMDHGDMDHGDMDHGDAAHDEQGDS, encoded by the coding sequence GTGACGAACACCACTGCATCACTGCGCCGCCCTTCTGGCGGCACCCTGCTCACCGCCCTCCTGCTCGCGGGGGCGACCGGATTCGCGCTCACCGGCTGCGCCTCTGGAGCCGACGCCGACCCCGCTCCCGCCGCCGATGCGGTCGAGGTCGAAGGGGCGTGGGTGAAGACCGCCGAGGAGGGAATGACCGCGGCCTTCGGCACGCTCACGAATGATTCGGACGATGACGTGACGGTCGTCTCCGTCCAGTCCGACGCGTCGCCCACACTCGAACTGCACGAGACCCTCGAGAATGAGGCAGGCCAGTCCGTCATGCGCGAGGTCGAGAACGGTTTCACGATTCCCGCAGACGGATCGCTGGAGCTCTCGCCCGCTGGCAACCACATCATGCTGATGGAACTCCCGGAGCCGGTGCTCGCGGGAGACAACGTGACATTCACCCTGACGTTCTCGGACGACTCGACGATGGAGTTCAGCGCCCTCGCCAAGGATTACGCCGGCGCGAACGAGGAATACGAGCCGGGCGACGGCGGGGACATGGACCACGGCGACATGGATCACGGCGACATGGATCACGGTGACGCCGCCCACGACGAGCAGGGCGACTCATGA
- a CDS encoding ABC transporter ATP-binding protein, whose product MTASHTLAGRDLTLSYGERTIIDGFSLDLVPGTITSVVGANGCGKSTLLRALARLLQPQSGEVLLDGEPIRSKPSREVARTLGLLPQSPIAPEGITVTDLVGRGRTPHQKPLSRWNQHDYEAVSTALDATGIADLADRPVDELSGGQRQRVWIAMALAQETDILLLDEPTTFLDVAHQVEVLDLLVDLNRERGTTVVMVLHDLNLAARYSDTLVAVRAGRLHACGAPSDIVTAELVRDVFGLESQIITDPVSGTPIITPIGRHHVR is encoded by the coding sequence ATGACCGCGTCCCACACTCTCGCCGGCCGCGACCTCACGCTCTCCTACGGCGAGCGCACCATCATCGACGGGTTCAGCCTCGACCTCGTCCCCGGAACCATCACCTCGGTGGTCGGCGCGAACGGGTGCGGCAAGTCGACGCTGCTCCGCGCGCTCGCGAGACTGCTGCAGCCCCAGTCCGGAGAGGTCCTGCTCGACGGCGAACCGATCCGGTCGAAGCCGTCGCGGGAGGTCGCGCGCACCCTCGGACTGCTCCCCCAGAGCCCCATCGCCCCCGAGGGCATCACCGTCACCGACCTCGTCGGTCGCGGCCGCACCCCCCACCAGAAGCCCTTGTCTCGCTGGAATCAGCACGACTACGAGGCCGTCTCCACAGCACTCGACGCCACCGGCATCGCCGACCTCGCCGACCGGCCCGTCGACGAGCTCTCCGGTGGGCAACGGCAGAGGGTGTGGATCGCGATGGCGCTGGCGCAGGAGACCGACATCCTACTCCTCGACGAGCCGACCACGTTCCTCGACGTCGCCCACCAGGTGGAGGTGCTCGACCTGCTCGTCGACCTCAACCGCGAACGGGGTACCACCGTCGTCATGGTGCTGCACGACCTGAACCTCGCCGCCCGCTACTCGGATACTCTCGTGGCCGTCCGAGCCGGCCGCCTGCACGCCTGCGGAGCCCCCAGCGACATCGTGACGGCCGAGCTCGTCCGCGACGTCTTCGGGCTCGAGAGCCAGATCATCACTGATCCCGTCTCGGGCACGCCCATCATCACCCCCATCGGAAGGCACCATGTCCGCTGA
- a CDS encoding Dyp-type peroxidase: protein MTHTPHHDAEHNAERSADQHPAPRSGMSRRALLTGGAAGAGIGALLGIGSAAGFTTLRPNPGSSVPSDDGSIRSAGAGGDLPGFGGEALPCHGTHQAGITTPSTAHVRYVAYRLRPEVDADGVRRLLRILTEDIEGLASGAAPLADPEPELAARPSRLTVTVGVGAGLVDRVDPDLRPEWLGPLPSFGEDRLEERYTDGDLLIVLQADDPLPLAHAARMIHRDLTGFAEHHWTQQGFRQARGSEADGTTMRNLMGQVEGTVNPHPDEEDFGPLVWIGSDGGWLAGGTALVFRRIRMELDTWDQIDRPGREVTIGRKLDDGAPLTGGDEHTPIDFDAKNALGLKVIPMAAHVRRAHSTDPDERIFRRAVNYDDGIESGLLFACYQRDPYRQFVPIQRRLDEMDMLNEWVTHTGSAVFAMLPGFAAGETLGKSLTG from the coding sequence ATGACGCACACACCACACCATGATGCAGAGCACAATGCCGAACGTTCCGCCGATCAGCACCCGGCCCCGCGTTCGGGCATGAGCCGCCGCGCCCTCCTCACGGGGGGCGCGGCCGGCGCCGGCATCGGCGCGCTGCTCGGCATCGGCTCCGCCGCCGGGTTCACCACGCTCCGCCCGAACCCGGGATCTTCCGTTCCGTCGGACGACGGCTCAATCCGTTCCGCAGGCGCGGGAGGGGATCTGCCAGGGTTCGGCGGTGAGGCGCTGCCCTGCCACGGTACTCACCAGGCGGGCATCACGACGCCCTCGACGGCGCACGTGCGCTACGTCGCCTATCGGCTCCGGCCGGAGGTCGACGCGGACGGAGTGCGGCGACTGCTCCGGATCCTGACCGAGGACATCGAAGGTCTCGCCTCCGGTGCTGCACCGCTCGCGGACCCCGAACCGGAGCTCGCCGCCAGGCCTTCCCGCCTCACCGTGACCGTCGGCGTCGGCGCGGGGCTCGTCGACCGGGTCGATCCGGATCTGCGGCCCGAGTGGCTCGGGCCGCTTCCCTCCTTCGGCGAGGATCGCCTCGAGGAGCGCTACACCGACGGCGACCTGCTCATCGTGCTGCAGGCCGACGACCCGCTGCCGCTGGCACACGCCGCGCGCATGATCCACCGCGACCTCACCGGGTTCGCAGAGCACCACTGGACCCAGCAGGGGTTTCGGCAGGCTCGTGGCTCGGAGGCCGACGGCACCACCATGCGCAATCTCATGGGACAGGTCGAGGGCACCGTGAACCCGCACCCCGATGAGGAGGACTTCGGTCCGCTCGTCTGGATCGGGTCGGACGGCGGTTGGCTCGCGGGCGGAACCGCGCTCGTGTTCCGCCGGATCCGCATGGAACTCGACACCTGGGACCAGATCGACCGGCCGGGGCGCGAAGTCACGATCGGTCGGAAGCTCGACGACGGGGCGCCGCTCACCGGCGGGGACGAGCACACACCGATCGACTTCGACGCGAAGAATGCGCTCGGCCTGAAAGTGATCCCGATGGCGGCGCACGTGCGTCGCGCCCACTCCACCGACCCGGATGAGCGCATCTTCCGCCGAGCCGTGAACTACGACGACGGAATCGAGTCCGGGCTCCTGTTCGCGTGCTACCAGCGGGACCCGTACCGGCAGTTCGTCCCGATCCAGCGGCGTCTCGACGAGATGGACATGCTCAACGAGTGGGTCACCCACACCGGGTCAGCGGTGTTCGCGATGCTGCCGGGGTTCGCGGCGGGGGAGACTCTCGGGAAGTCCCTGACGGGGTAG
- a CDS encoding glycosyltransferase family 2 protein, with protein sequence MAGVAAVIVTFNRLAKLKKVIAAIEAQSAPPAHLVIVDNASTDGTGEYLATLESPIPVDIVSLPTNTGGAGGFSAGMRRGYELGADFVWIMDDDGYPEPPALERLLSGLSAASDELGAPVPFACSVVVFTDGNICEMNNPAPTWDWGRLLVKGQNAVMVQQCSFVSVLIPRWVLEEFGLPFKEYFIWFDDAEYTFRITRETPGVQVLDSVTVHDMGINQGVNFGMIDEGNAWKFAYGVRNQASYQRHHRSCPHFLLFAAQVVVGMRRGRVARKLRRQMYRKLWEGFRFNPAIDRVR encoded by the coding sequence ATGGCAGGGGTAGCCGCAGTCATCGTCACCTTCAACCGGCTCGCGAAGCTGAAGAAGGTCATCGCCGCCATCGAGGCGCAGAGCGCACCGCCCGCGCACCTCGTCATCGTGGACAACGCTTCCACCGACGGCACAGGGGAGTATCTCGCGACCCTCGAGAGCCCGATCCCCGTCGACATCGTCTCGCTCCCCACCAACACGGGCGGTGCCGGGGGTTTCTCGGCTGGCATGCGCCGCGGATACGAACTCGGTGCCGATTTCGTGTGGATCATGGACGACGACGGCTACCCCGAGCCGCCCGCCCTCGAACGACTGCTCTCCGGCCTCTCGGCGGCCTCCGACGAACTCGGCGCACCCGTGCCGTTCGCCTGCTCCGTCGTCGTCTTCACCGATGGCAACATCTGCGAGATGAACAACCCCGCTCCCACGTGGGACTGGGGCCGACTCCTCGTCAAGGGTCAGAACGCCGTCATGGTGCAGCAGTGCTCCTTCGTCTCCGTCCTCATTCCAAGGTGGGTGCTCGAGGAGTTCGGGCTCCCCTTCAAGGAGTACTTCATCTGGTTCGACGACGCCGAGTACACCTTCCGCATCACGCGGGAGACCCCGGGCGTCCAGGTGCTCGACAGCGTCACCGTGCACGACATGGGCATCAACCAGGGCGTCAACTTCGGCATGATCGACGAGGGCAACGCGTGGAAGTTCGCCTACGGGGTCCGCAATCAGGCGTCGTACCAGCGCCATCACCGGTCCTGCCCGCACTTCCTGCTGTTCGCCGCGCAGGTGGTCGTCGGGATGCGCCGTGGCAGGGTCGCCCGCAAACTCCGTCGGCAGATGTACCGCAAGCTCTGGGAGGGGTTCCGCTTCAATCCTGCGATCGACCGCGTGAGGTAG
- a CDS encoding PepSY domain-containing protein: MTATLTRQSAPPPPSAPRPRAQRGWFAALLLRLHFFAGILVAPFILVAAISGGLYALAPSLEKVVYADQLEASSAAQNVSLTDQIVTAEELVGDEGTLSAVRPAPEPGATTRVMFADPELGESESRAIFVDPASGEILGDLTVYGTSGSLPLRTWISQLHRSLHLGDAGRLYSELAASWLGIVAVAGLGLWVARFRKSRTKRDMIRPQRGYTGYRKARSWHTSIGLWVAVGALFLSATGITWSQLGGANVSELRTALGWQTPAVSTSLDGGAAPADEHAHHHGGSSPAEDGDTEVTSANAATFSSVLTVAQRENINTGLVEIKPPAEPGTAWVVQEIQRSYPTEVDSVAIDGTTLETVDRVDFADFSLPAKLSRWGIDLHMGSMFGLPNQLAMVLLAAGIATLTVLGYVMWWRRRPTRAARFEPGRPPARGVLRGAPWWGVAAVIAGAIAIGLFLPLVGYTLAAFVVLDVIIGLVQHRRKEAHA, from the coding sequence ATGACCGCCACGCTCACCCGGCAGAGCGCGCCGCCTCCGCCGTCTGCGCCGAGGCCGCGCGCACAGCGCGGATGGTTCGCCGCGCTGCTCCTCAGACTCCACTTCTTCGCGGGAATCCTGGTCGCCCCGTTCATTCTGGTGGCGGCCATCTCCGGCGGACTGTACGCGCTCGCTCCGTCTTTGGAGAAGGTCGTGTACGCCGATCAGCTGGAAGCGTCGAGCGCGGCGCAGAATGTGAGTCTCACCGACCAGATCGTCACCGCCGAAGAGTTGGTGGGCGACGAGGGCACGCTGAGCGCTGTGAGACCCGCGCCGGAGCCGGGGGCCACGACGCGCGTCATGTTCGCGGATCCCGAGCTCGGCGAGAGCGAGTCACGGGCCATCTTCGTCGACCCCGCTTCGGGGGAGATCCTCGGCGACCTCACGGTGTACGGCACGAGCGGGTCGCTCCCGCTCCGCACCTGGATCTCCCAGCTGCACCGCAGCCTCCACCTCGGGGACGCGGGCCGTCTGTACAGCGAGCTCGCTGCGTCGTGGCTCGGCATCGTCGCGGTGGCGGGGCTGGGACTCTGGGTCGCGCGCTTCCGCAAGTCAAGGACAAAGCGAGACATGATCCGTCCGCAGCGCGGGTACACGGGATACCGCAAGGCGCGCAGCTGGCACACGTCGATCGGGCTCTGGGTCGCAGTGGGCGCGCTGTTCCTGTCAGCGACCGGGATCACCTGGTCGCAGCTCGGCGGGGCGAACGTGAGCGAGTTGCGCACCGCACTCGGGTGGCAGACGCCCGCGGTGAGCACGAGCCTCGACGGAGGCGCTGCTCCGGCGGACGAGCACGCCCACCACCACGGCGGCTCGTCACCCGCTGAGGACGGAGACACCGAAGTGACCTCGGCGAACGCGGCGACCTTCTCCTCGGTGCTCACGGTCGCGCAGCGCGAGAACATCAATACCGGACTGGTCGAGATCAAGCCTCCCGCCGAGCCCGGTACCGCCTGGGTCGTGCAGGAGATCCAGCGGAGCTACCCGACCGAGGTCGACTCGGTCGCGATCGACGGCACTACGCTCGAGACGGTCGACCGCGTGGACTTCGCCGACTTCTCGCTGCCTGCGAAGCTCAGCCGCTGGGGCATCGATCTGCACATGGGGTCGATGTTCGGGCTGCCGAACCAGCTCGCGATGGTGCTGCTCGCCGCAGGCATCGCAACCCTGACGGTGCTCGGTTACGTGATGTGGTGGCGGAGAAGGCCGACTCGCGCCGCTCGCTTCGAACCCGGTCGTCCGCCGGCACGAGGCGTGCTCCGGGGAGCCCCTTGGTGGGGGGTCGCCGCCGTTATCGCGGGGGCGATCGCGATCGGACTCTTCCTGCCGCTCGTCGGCTACACGCTCGCAGCGTTCGTCGTGCTCGATGTGATCATCGGTCTCGTGCAGCACCGTCGGAAGGAGGCGCACGCATGA